The Polyangium mundeleinium genome contains the following window.
CGGCCCGGCGGGAGAGAGAGAGCCGGGCCGCGAGAGCAGGATCTAGCAGCGGTGGGGGCCGCGCGCTGGGAGGCCCGGCGCGGGTATCACCACCAGAACGTCAGGCCGCCGCGGAAGAGGCCGCCGCCGGAGGTGTTCGTCGTTCGCCCCGAGTTCGTATCGATGAACTCGGCCGGGCCCGTCTCGGCGTTGTCGTCCGTCCGGTGGCGGACGAACGCGAGCGCGTCGAGGTTGAGCGCGAGCCTGCGCGAGACGCGGAACTCGAGGCCGATGCCGCCCTGCCCGCCGAAGTAGCTGTACTCGGCGGAGAAGTTGTTGCCGTCGCGGGTCGGCGACAAACGCGGATCCGCGTCCTCCGATTGCACCGTCGCGCTCGACCAGTGCACGCCGCCGGTCAGGTAAAACTGCGCGCGGCTGCGCGGGTTCACGTAGAGAATGCCGTTCAACGAGAACGGGGTCTCGACGCGATCGAAGCCGTTGTAGTCAGTCCCGCCGAGGATGTCGAACGAGCCCTCGATGGCAAACGCGGGCACGGGCCGGTAGCGCAGGCCGAGCCCGAAGCCACCCATCCCGGCGTCGGGATGCGCGCTCGGCTCGCCGTTGTCGCGACGACGATCCGTGCTGCCGATCGAGAGGCCCTGCAGGCGCAGGTTGAGGCCCCACTCGGGCTGCCAGCGGCGCTGCGCAGGCGCGACGAGCGGCGTGCGCAGACGCGCGGGCGCGGCCATCACGCGGGCCGGCGGCGGAGGCGCCGGCGGCGGCGTGACGCGAACCGCCGGATGGTGCCGACGAACCACGTGCGTCCGGGCACCCGGCGCGACGATGATGATCTGCGTTTGCGCCGGCTGCTGCTGCACGTGCGGCTGCTGCGGCGCGGGTTGATAAATCACGACCGGCGGTTGGGAACGACGAACGTGGGGCGCGGACCGCGCGGGCGGCGGCGGCGGAAGCGCCTCTTCTTCTTCGACCACCTCGACGGCGGGCGGGGGAGGCGGGAGCGCTTCGGCCTGGGAGGGAGCGACTTGCACGTTGTCCGGGCCCGCTTCCGTTTCGCAGAACCACGAGCCCGGCGGGCAGTCCGCCAACGCGACGGCGGGTTGGCTCAGAGCAGCGGCAGCCACGATCAAAGCAGGGGTCAAGCGGCGCATGGGACGACTCCTCGTTTGTGCTTGCAGCCTAGCAACCGGAGTGCCATCGGCCAGCACGCTGCGGTAGACGGTTCACGCGAGATCTCGGTGCACTCGCGTGCATGGTCCGCCACGGCGGGCTGTGATGAAAGGTTCACACGGTGGCCAAGCGCCTGCCTAGAGAAAACAATACCCCAGCCGGCCGCCCATCGGTATGCCTTCCGAGGGGGGCTTCAGCATTCGTTCTTCCGACCGGACACGCCCCGGGAGCGGGACGCCCATGAACGCGCGCGCGAGATCCGCCCATGCCCCCGACCCGAGTCCTGCGCGCCCCGAGGGGCGTAGGCCAGGGTCCCCCATCCCCGTCGTCACCCTCAAGCCGGGCCACGTGAGGCCCGTCTGGACCGGACACCCCTGGGTCTTCGCGCAGGCCATCGCCCGCATCGAAGGCGGCGCCCTCCCCGGCGACGAGGTCAAGGTCGTCGACCCCCACGGCGCGACCCTGGGTCACGGCCTCTACACCCCCCGGTCGGCCATCCCCGTCCGCATTTACACCCGCGACGACGCGCCCGTCGACGGCGCGCTTTTCCGCCGCCGCATCGAACGAGCGATCCAGCACCGGCGTGATCTCGGCCTGCCGAACCACGCCGCAGGCCACGAGACCACGGCCTATCGGCTGATCCACGCCGAGGGCGACGGGCTGCCCGGGCTCGTCGTCGACGTCCTCGGGGATGTGGCCGTGGTGCAGATTGGCACGATTGGCGTGAAGCGGCGCGAGGGGATCGTGTTCGACGCGCTGTCCGAGCTGCTCTCGCCGCGCGCGATCGTCGACCGCACCTCGG
Protein-coding sequences here:
- a CDS encoding outer membrane beta-barrel protein; protein product: MRRLTPALIVAAAALSQPAVALADCPPGSWFCETEAGPDNVQVAPSQAEALPPPPPAVEVVEEEEALPPPPPARSAPHVRRSQPPVVIYQPAPQQPHVQQQPAQTQIIIVAPGARTHVVRRHHPAVRVTPPPAPPPPARVMAAPARLRTPLVAPAQRRWQPEWGLNLRLQGLSIGSTDRRRDNGEPSAHPDAGMGGFGLGLRYRPVPAFAIEGSFDILGGTDYNGFDRVETPFSLNGILYVNPRSRAQFYLTGGVHWSSATVQSEDADPRLSPTRDGNNFSAEYSYFGGQGGIGLEFRVSRRLALNLDALAFVRHRTDDNAETGPAEFIDTNSGRTTNTSGGGLFRGGLTFWW